Sequence from the Pedobacter sp. D749 genome:
TTTCAAAGATCTGGGAATTGATTTCGAAGAAAAGGCATTTTACGATATATTAAAAGCCTTAGCCATTAAATACGATTTTGCCTATCCAGAGGATAAATTAATTCATTTAGCGCAAGAGGTAAAAGATGTGGTTGATGATAAAGCCAAATACACCGATTGGAGTAAAAGGGAAGACATTAAAGCAGAATTAAAAGTTGATTTAATCATCCTGCTAGCCGACAATGATTATCCGCCTATTGATCGGGATGAGGTTTATAAAGAGATTTTTGAGCAAGCGGAGAATTTTAAGAAGTATAATAGATATTGATAATCAATCATTCAAAACGACTAAATATAAAACAGCTCTCAACTAGTGAAAAAATCAGACGAAGATTTATTGAATGAGGAAACCTTAGTTACAATAGAACACCACAACAAAAAAAATAAAACCATTCTATTCGATTTTCTAGATTCGAAGCATTTTAATCGATTCATGGAAAATTATGATTCTCCATTTGAAAACCCCAATGATGCTTCAATGGTTATGTTTTATAATTTTAATTTTAGCAAAAAATTTCAATTAGGTGTTTATTACAATGTCAAGAAATCAATATCTGAACTTTTAATTGAGGCTGAATTAGTGAGTGATTCAGATGTTATCTTATTTAAAATCAATGTTAAGGGGCGTGATATTAGAGAGTTTATAGTTGCAAGTAATGTAAGTGCAAAATACATATATGAAGACATTAATGATGGTCAGAACGTAAACAATACCCCCGAAAAACCATTCCTTGCTTTAGCCGATGGTTTATCAGAAAGAATGCTGATTGTAAAATGTGTAGGACAAGGTAGCTGGAATGAGTTTTCTTTTAGTGGGGATGTTAAAGTTGTTTATGATATTGGTACTTCCTATTCACATAATAGACAAACTGTTAAAAAATTGATGAACTTACGTGACAATGACTACCAAAAATCAAATCCTATTATAGTTATTTCTCATTGGGACGTAGATCATTATCATATGCTTTTGGAGGCCGAAGATCAAACCATCAAGTCTGTAAAGGCTTTTATCTATAGGTCTTTAGTACCAAATAAAACTTCCAGGAAGTTACTTGATAGATTCAAGGTATTAAATCCATCTGCATTATTTCCTGTCCAGGAGGAGATCCCAATTGGAGGAAAAACATCAGATAAGTTAGTGAAAATATTTGGCGACAGATATGGTTTTTTTATTTTCAATGGATCAAAAAACAGAGATCGCAACAAGGCTGGATTACTAATTGCATTAAAGACTCGGACTCAAGTAATTGTTTTAGGTGCCGATTTCTATTATGAACAAATTAATAAATATGTTTTACCTAATTTTTATTATAAACATAATCATTACCTTATTGTTCCTCACCATGGTGGTGAAGCTGGTAAATTTATTTATGAAAATTTAAATTCTATTTGCAAAGATGCAATAATTTCTGTTGGAGGAATGTATTCTTATACTCATCCACTATACGTTGTTAAAGAAGAGTTAAGAAATAAAAAGTTTAGACTCATTAATTTTAAAGGAAAAGATTCCCCTTTTCAATACGAATTGATTTTACATTAATCAAGCAAATACTTATACTGAAGTTAGGGTGATCTGATTACTCTACTATTTAAATTTCCTGTAAAAATAAAAAAAATATGGATAATGAGCTTAGAATAAAATTAATTGAACTGGCCCGAAATCGAAGAAAGATTGGTTATGGTAATATAATGAGTGAATATGGATTAAATGCTAATGATCGGGATCATGTCAATGTTTTTGCTGAAAAGATTGGTGATATTTCAGAACATGAACATACTTTCGATCGGCCAATGCTTAGTTCTCTTGTAATGCATTCCGATTTACAAACCATAGGAGTCGGTTTTTATCCACTCGCCGAAAAACTTAATCATGGCGATAGTGAATATCTTAAGAGAACTTATTTCGAGCGAGTAATGCATGAAAAATGCTTTAAATGCTGGGCAGAAGATGAACTTTATTACAATGAAACTGGCGAGAAAAAACCATCGAAACCTGTCGATCCTTACAGTCTAATTTTAAATGAGAAAATGCCTGAAGGTTTTGAAAACTCTCCTGTGAGGACCTTTGATTTTAAAGGCTCACAAATTG
This genomic interval carries:
- a CDS encoding DUF3883 domain-containing protein encodes the protein MDNELRIKLIELARNRRKIGYGNIMSEYGLNANDRDHVNVFAEKIGDISEHEHTFDRPMLSSLVMHSDLQTIGVGFYPLAEKLNHGDSEYLKRTYFERVMHEKCFKCWAEDELYYNETGEKKPSKPVDPYSLILNEKMPEGFENSPVRTFDFKGSQIDWLAKQKNDQELGLLGEELVIEYEKRVLYDNGCHDLIEQVIKVADGNGFDILSKELDGCDKFIEVKTTKGNQNTPFKITINEIKFSEVNSDKYYLYRLYDFNVESKQAEFNEYQGDLNKHFFFDPSIFDAFNKK